In Pseudobacter ginsenosidimutans, the following are encoded in one genomic region:
- a CDS encoding 5-oxoprolinase subunit PxpA: MLKTDINCDMGESSPLWDYSLERDLSILPFISSVNLACGYHAGDPHVMHTMVEAAMKAGIAIGAHPSFPDKENFGRSDMQLAPEKVYDIVLYQLGALSAFLQVNGASLHHVKPHGALYNMAAKDAVLARAIADAVYDFDGSLILYGLSGSELIETGRHDFLTTCNEVFADRTYQDDGSLTTRSHPDALLKSEEAVVAQVLQMVQQQTVTTISGKTIPVKAETICIHGDGLHALQFAKAIHHALTSANINVTSPVKN; this comes from the coding sequence ATGCTGAAAACAGACATCAACTGCGATATGGGCGAGAGCTCGCCATTATGGGATTATTCATTGGAAAGGGACCTCAGTATCCTTCCCTTCATAAGTTCGGTCAACCTTGCCTGTGGGTACCATGCCGGTGATCCGCATGTAATGCACACGATGGTAGAAGCAGCTATGAAAGCAGGCATCGCCATCGGCGCACATCCTTCATTTCCAGATAAAGAAAACTTTGGCAGATCGGATATGCAACTGGCGCCGGAAAAGGTTTATGATATTGTATTATACCAGCTCGGCGCACTGAGTGCTTTCTTACAGGTGAACGGCGCTTCATTACATCATGTGAAGCCTCATGGAGCGCTTTACAATATGGCTGCCAAAGACGCTGTTCTGGCAAGGGCTATAGCAGATGCCGTATATGATTTCGATGGCTCACTGATCCTGTACGGGCTCAGCGGCAGTGAACTGATAGAAACAGGTCGTCATGATTTTTTAACTACCTGCAATGAAGTGTTCGCCGACAGAACTTACCAGGATGATGGCAGCCTCACGACGCGCTCTCATCCCGATGCATTACTCAAAAGCGAAGAAGCAGTGGTGGCGCAGGTATTGCAGATGGTGCAGCAGCAAACCGTAACAACCATTTCCGGTAAGACCATTCCGGTGAAAGCGGAAACCATTTGCATACATGGTGATGGACTTCATGCACTCCAATTTGCAAAAGCCATCCATCATGCTTTGACAAGTGCCAATATCAATGTAACTTCTCCCGTCAAAAACTAA
- a CDS encoding SGNH/GDSL hydrolase family protein: MLSHSYTYLALGDSYTIGEGVPVAENFPYQTIQLLRKSGHDFHAAEIVAKTGWTTDELQKGIDTTLLKKQYDMVTLLIGVNNQYRGRSVQDYAGEFESLLKQAINYAGDNPAHVFVLSIPDWGVTPFAEGRDRQLIADEIDQYNAANKTVAEKYLVHYIDITPGTREALHNRTLLAADNLHPSGKEYSFWARLLAAGIEAELHP, encoded by the coding sequence ATGCTGTCACACTCTTATACTTACCTGGCGCTTGGCGATTCCTATACCATTGGTGAAGGCGTGCCGGTAGCCGAAAACTTTCCTTACCAGACAATTCAGTTATTGCGAAAATCGGGCCACGACTTCCATGCAGCGGAGATCGTTGCCAAAACAGGCTGGACCACCGATGAGCTCCAGAAAGGCATCGATACCACCCTGCTCAAAAAACAGTATGATATGGTTACCCTCCTGATCGGGGTGAATAACCAGTACCGCGGACGTTCGGTTCAGGATTATGCAGGGGAATTTGAATCATTGTTAAAACAGGCCATCAATTATGCAGGCGATAATCCTGCCCATGTATTCGTATTGTCCATCCCGGACTGGGGCGTAACACCTTTCGCTGAGGGAAGGGACCGCCAGCTGATCGCTGATGAAATTGACCAGTACAATGCTGCCAATAAAACCGTTGCCGAAAAATACCTGGTTCACTATATCGATATCACCCCGGGAACCAGGGAGGCTTTGCATAACAGGACCCTGCTGGCTGCAGATAACCTGCACCCTTCAGGTAAAGAGTATAGTTTCTGGGCCAGGCTACTGGCAGCGGGCATCGAAGCGGAACTACACCCTTGA
- the topA gene encoding type I DNA topoisomerase — protein MAKNLLIVESPAKAKTIEKILGSDFEVKSCYGHIRDLEKDDMGIDLKNNYQPRYIIPDDKERVVRELRTLAKKSDEVWLATDEDREGEAISWHLCEVLGLDPRNTKRIVFHEITKPAIRKAVDNPRTVDMNLVNAQQARRVLDRIVGFELSPVLWRKMSMKNNLSAGRVQSVAVRLIAEREREINAFTATSTFKIEALFTHNDVTGKAVTFAAEGKKYSGADDAENFLKSCVGADYKVTDIQVKPARKSPAAPFTTSTLQQEASRKFGYSVSRTMQLAQKLYESGKITYMRTDSVNLSDTAMGDARNQIISQYGERYHQPRKYKNKNESAQEAHEAIRPTYMDNHDVDDPETRKLYELIWKRTMASQMADAELERTIAKINISTNREELTASGEVLKFDGFLKVYREDRDEEDINDDEQAEGMLPPLTVNQQLPLKEMKAIERFSRPSPRYTEASLVKKLEELGIGRPSTYAPTISTIQKRGYVEKRDKEGVKREYRIFSLVKDNITKITESENTGAEKSKLFPSDLGLVVTDFLKQYFDDIMDYGFTARIENEFDEVAAGKLKWNNMIDQFYVPFKKEVDDTIVNAERIKGERELGVDPESGKKIVARMGRFGPMVQIGDVNDEEKPRFASLKRDQSIETISYEEALDLFKLPRTLGNYEDQEVAVNVGRFGPYVKFGEQFISIPRGEDPLEVTLERAIELINEKQQADAPIAMYEGKGVTKGKGRFGPFIKWNEMFINVPRRYDFDNLSQSDIGELIGAKVEKEANRYIQHWPDEKISIENGRWGPLIKFGKKMLKLGKKADDSKYTAEEAATIPLEEVKKMIEAQVPNAFSKPAKKAAAKKTATKKAAPKKSAKKK, from the coding sequence ATGGCGAAGAATTTATTGATCGTGGAGTCTCCTGCAAAGGCAAAAACCATCGAAAAGATCCTTGGATCGGATTTCGAAGTTAAGAGCTGTTATGGCCATATAAGGGATCTCGAGAAGGACGATATGGGTATCGATCTGAAGAATAATTACCAACCCAGATATATAATTCCTGACGATAAGGAACGGGTAGTAAGAGAGTTGCGAACCTTAGCTAAAAAATCCGATGAGGTTTGGCTCGCAACGGATGAGGACCGCGAAGGGGAAGCTATCAGCTGGCACCTTTGCGAAGTACTCGGTCTGGATCCCCGCAACACCAAACGCATCGTATTCCACGAGATCACCAAACCGGCCATCCGGAAAGCGGTGGACAATCCACGCACAGTGGACATGAACCTCGTGAATGCCCAGCAGGCACGCCGCGTGCTCGACCGTATCGTGGGCTTCGAGCTCAGCCCCGTGCTCTGGCGCAAAATGAGCATGAAGAACAACCTCAGCGCAGGACGTGTGCAGAGCGTTGCCGTTAGACTCATTGCCGAAAGGGAAAGAGAGATCAACGCATTCACCGCTACCAGCACTTTCAAAATAGAAGCCCTCTTCACGCATAACGATGTTACCGGCAAAGCCGTAACATTTGCAGCGGAAGGCAAAAAATATTCCGGCGCCGATGACGCGGAAAACTTCCTGAAAAGCTGTGTAGGCGCGGATTATAAGGTAACAGACATCCAGGTGAAACCGGCCCGCAAATCGCCTGCCGCCCCCTTCACCACTTCCACTCTGCAGCAGGAAGCCTCCCGTAAGTTTGGCTACTCCGTTAGTCGTACCATGCAACTGGCGCAGAAGCTTTACGAAAGTGGTAAGATCACCTACATGCGTACGGATAGTGTGAACCTCTCCGATACCGCCATGGGAGACGCCCGCAATCAGATCATCAGCCAATACGGAGAACGTTACCACCAGCCACGCAAATACAAGAATAAGAACGAATCCGCACAGGAAGCACACGAAGCGATTCGCCCTACTTATATGGATAATCACGACGTGGACGATCCTGAAACAAGAAAATTATACGAGCTGATCTGGAAACGCACCATGGCTTCTCAAATGGCTGATGCGGAACTGGAAAGGACCATCGCCAAGATCAATATCTCCACCAATAGGGAAGAGCTCACCGCCAGCGGTGAAGTGCTCAAGTTCGACGGCTTCCTCAAAGTATACCGTGAAGACCGCGATGAAGAAGATATCAATGACGATGAACAGGCCGAAGGCATGCTGCCGCCACTCACTGTGAACCAGCAACTGCCACTCAAAGAAATGAAAGCCATCGAGCGCTTCAGCAGGCCCAGCCCGCGTTACACGGAGGCTTCCCTGGTAAAGAAACTCGAAGAGCTCGGCATCGGCAGACCTTCCACCTACGCTCCCACCATCTCCACTATTCAAAAACGCGGATACGTTGAGAAACGCGATAAAGAAGGTGTAAAAAGAGAATACCGCATCTTCAGCCTGGTGAAAGATAATATCACTAAGATCACTGAATCTGAAAATACAGGTGCAGAGAAATCCAAGCTCTTCCCTTCCGACCTCGGACTGGTAGTGACGGATTTTCTGAAACAGTATTTCGATGATATCATGGACTATGGTTTCACTGCCCGCATCGAGAATGAATTCGATGAAGTAGCTGCAGGCAAACTGAAGTGGAATAATATGATCGATCAGTTCTACGTGCCTTTCAAAAAGGAAGTGGACGATACTATCGTGAATGCAGAACGTATCAAAGGCGAGCGCGAGCTTGGCGTTGATCCGGAAAGCGGCAAGAAGATCGTTGCCAGGATGGGCCGCTTCGGTCCAATGGTTCAGATCGGTGATGTGAACGATGAAGAGAAGCCGCGTTTCGCCAGTCTCAAAAGAGATCAGAGCATCGAAACCATCTCCTACGAAGAAGCGCTTGACCTTTTCAAACTGCCGAGAACACTTGGCAATTATGAAGACCAGGAAGTAGCCGTGAACGTTGGAAGATTTGGACCATATGTAAAATTCGGTGAGCAATTCATCTCCATTCCCCGTGGGGAAGATCCACTGGAAGTGACCCTGGAGCGCGCTATCGAACTGATCAATGAAAAACAGCAGGCCGATGCTCCTATCGCCATGTACGAAGGCAAAGGTGTAACCAAAGGCAAAGGACGTTTCGGTCCATTCATCAAATGGAATGAGATGTTCATCAATGTGCCCAGGCGCTACGATTTCGATAATCTCTCCCAGTCGGACATCGGGGAGCTGATCGGCGCCAAGGTGGAGAAAGAAGCCAACCGATATATCCAACACTGGCCTGATGAAAAGATCTCCATCGAAAATGGTCGCTGGGGTCCGCTCATCAAATTCGGCAAGAAGATGCTGAAGCTGGGTAAGAAAGCTGACGACAGCAAGTACACTGCTGAAGAAGCCGCCACCATTCCTTTGGAAGAAGTGAAGAAGATGATCGAGGCGCAGGTTCCCAATGCATTTTCAAAGCCCGCCAAAAAAGCGGCCGCAAAGAAAACCGCCACCAAAAAAGCCGCTCCCAAAAAGTCGGCTAAGAAAAAATAG
- a CDS encoding YcxB family protein: MLTLRFNLTREEFLEYNYYTSWSSPDRRAYRIRYFTRVLALYGAVAAGYVYINRFRHDFLVDAFVFGAIGLIYALIVPMLVKRSIKSRVNTMLREPENQHILQTSEITLSQQGIIDKDSASESRYNWEAIVKKVETKDCYYLYTSSYHAILIPMRAVTNAEEKKLLKRLLDQHLPLASELL; encoded by the coding sequence GTGCTCACCTTACGATTTAACCTTACCCGGGAAGAGTTCCTGGAATACAACTATTACACCAGCTGGTCTTCGCCGGACCGGCGGGCGTATCGTATCAGGTATTTTACCCGGGTATTGGCGCTTTATGGAGCAGTGGCCGCAGGTTACGTTTACATCAACCGTTTCCGTCATGATTTCCTGGTAGATGCCTTTGTTTTTGGAGCTATCGGTCTCATCTATGCGCTGATTGTTCCCATGCTAGTGAAACGCTCCATCAAAAGCCGGGTGAATACGATGCTCCGCGAACCGGAGAACCAGCATATCCTTCAAACTTCCGAGATCACCCTCAGCCAACAGGGTATCATCGATAAGGACAGCGCCTCCGAAAGCAGGTACAACTGGGAGGCAATTGTCAAAAAAGTGGAAACGAAAGACTGCTACTATCTCTATACAAGTTCTTACCATGCAATTCTTATCCCCATGCGCGCCGTTACAAACGCGGAGGAAAAGAAGCTCCTGAAACGCCTGCTCGATCAGCATCTCCCGCTGGCAAGTGAATTGCTTTGA
- a CDS encoding DUF4407 domain-containing protein, with translation MTDNNQGHSDGLYTYESFGGGTTQKSDSRFLWWCAGAHQDLLRQFPSEHSKYSGLGGVILATFILASISAGYAVYSVFGNWGWTILFGLIWGVIIFNFDRFLVSTMRKYGVSKRKQVMMAIPRVFLALLIGITIARPLELKIFEKEIDTQVTKNLHQKVQENDSLLRIEHKAQLDNALAERARLQARKLSVEDTLHSLQLSYIREADGTGGSQQRGIDQLARLKMEAYNAALLQFRPELASLELGMKQQDSILAATNTGLEAKRKEYEAAAKNNVGFLERNKALSDLADTEPSVFWTSLLLSLLIILIEVGPILSKLIMPVGPYDIALAKEELTSMAAAENEMRKDKELTSERKRSYYRKQKEMSDQLVDKLSALQQKHIDEELDKWERGEWNPKDHRASMDEVMRKLKERYQVNEDDIL, from the coding sequence ATGACTGACAACAACCAGGGTCATTCGGATGGCTTGTATACCTATGAGTCGTTTGGTGGCGGCACAACCCAAAAGTCTGACAGCCGTTTTCTTTGGTGGTGCGCGGGCGCACACCAGGACCTTCTCAGGCAATTCCCTTCCGAGCATAGCAAGTACAGTGGCCTGGGAGGTGTGATCCTTGCCACTTTCATCCTCGCTTCCATTTCCGCCGGATATGCCGTGTACAGCGTGTTCGGCAACTGGGGCTGGACTATCCTTTTCGGCCTGATCTGGGGTGTGATCATTTTCAACTTCGACCGTTTCCTCGTATCCACCATGCGCAAGTATGGCGTGAGTAAGCGAAAACAGGTAATGATGGCCATTCCCCGTGTATTCCTCGCGCTGCTCATCGGTATCACCATCGCAAGGCCGCTTGAATTGAAAATATTCGAAAAGGAGATCGATACACAGGTAACAAAGAACCTGCACCAAAAAGTGCAGGAGAACGACAGCCTGCTTCGCATCGAACACAAAGCCCAGCTCGATAATGCACTGGCAGAACGCGCAAGGCTGCAGGCCCGCAAACTGTCTGTTGAAGACACACTTCACAGCCTGCAACTCAGTTATATCCGCGAAGCCGATGGCACCGGCGGATCACAGCAACGCGGCATCGATCAGCTTGCCAGGCTGAAGATGGAAGCATATAATGCAGCCCTTCTGCAATTCAGACCAGAACTGGCTTCGCTGGAACTTGGGATGAAACAACAGGACAGTATCTTAGCGGCCACCAATACCGGACTGGAAGCAAAGAGAAAAGAATATGAAGCCGCCGCAAAGAACAATGTTGGTTTTCTCGAACGCAATAAAGCGCTCAGTGATCTGGCGGATACTGAGCCCAGCGTTTTCTGGACCAGCCTGCTGCTTTCTTTACTGATCATCCTGATTGAAGTAGGGCCTATCTTATCCAAACTCATCATGCCGGTTGGGCCATATGATATCGCGCTCGCCAAAGAGGAGCTCACCAGTATGGCTGCAGCTGAAAATGAAATGCGCAAGGATAAAGAGCTGACCTCTGAAAGAAAGCGCAGCTACTATCGCAAACAAAAAGAAATGAGCGATCAGCTCGTAGATAAACTCAGTGCGTTACAGCAAAAACATATCGATGAAGAGCTCGACAAATGGGAGCGGGGCGAATGGAACCCGAAAGACCATCGCGCCAGCATGGATGAAGTGATGCGCAAGCTCAAAGAACGCTACCAGGTGAACGAGGACGATATTTTGTGA
- a CDS encoding NRAMP family divalent metal transporter, translating into MSSSNTRSALLGAAFLMATSAIGPGFITQTTVFTQQLLTSFGFVILISILLDIAGQLNIWRVITVSGMRAQDLANNLLPGSGYLLAVLVLLGGLAFNIGNVAGAGLGLDILFPLDADATRPVIGACLSAALALVIFWVKEVGTAMDWFTRILGFVMIALTLYVAIASHPPVGEAVLRTFVPVKIDTTAIVTLVGGTVGGYISFAGAHRLLDAGIKGQDKLPLVTRSSVNAILLASAMRILLFLASLGVIVGGGIINKDNPAGSVFQLAAGQTGYYIFGVVLWAAAITSVVGSAYTSISFLRTFHPFLDKHYRMLTTFFIVISTAVFAFMGKPPVKVLVLAGALNGLILPLALGLMLLAVYKQKLVGSYKHPVWMSAMGWLVVIVMAWMGVKAVIYDLATLWK; encoded by the coding sequence TTGAGCTCATCCAATACAAGATCCGCTTTACTCGGCGCTGCATTCCTTATGGCAACATCCGCCATTGGTCCGGGTTTCATCACACAAACAACCGTTTTTACACAGCAACTGCTGACCAGTTTCGGCTTTGTTATCCTTATTTCGATTTTGCTGGATATAGCCGGCCAGTTGAATATCTGGCGGGTGATAACGGTTTCGGGTATGCGTGCACAGGACCTGGCTAATAATTTGTTGCCAGGGTCAGGGTACCTGCTGGCGGTATTGGTATTACTGGGCGGACTAGCCTTCAATATCGGCAATGTGGCCGGAGCAGGGCTGGGGCTCGATATCCTCTTTCCGCTGGATGCAGATGCCACCAGGCCCGTGATCGGCGCCTGCCTGTCTGCAGCACTGGCGCTGGTGATCTTCTGGGTAAAGGAAGTAGGCACAGCGATGGACTGGTTCACAAGGATACTCGGGTTTGTGATGATCGCCCTGACGCTGTATGTGGCTATTGCCTCGCATCCGCCGGTAGGAGAGGCTGTACTTCGTACGTTCGTGCCCGTTAAAATAGATACTACTGCCATCGTAACATTGGTAGGTGGAACTGTTGGGGGCTATATCAGCTTTGCAGGCGCACACAGGTTGCTGGATGCAGGTATAAAAGGACAGGACAAACTTCCGCTGGTGACCAGGAGCAGTGTGAATGCCATCCTGCTTGCCTCCGCCATGCGGATATTGTTGTTCCTGGCTTCGCTGGGTGTGATCGTAGGTGGCGGAATCATCAATAAGGATAATCCTGCCGGTTCCGTATTTCAACTGGCAGCAGGACAAACTGGATATTACATTTTCGGCGTAGTACTATGGGCTGCTGCGATCACTTCGGTTGTTGGCTCTGCCTATACTTCCATTTCTTTCCTTCGCACTTTTCATCCGTTCCTGGATAAGCATTACAGGATGCTCACCACTTTTTTCATCGTTATCTCAACTGCTGTATTTGCATTCATGGGTAAACCGCCGGTGAAAGTGCTGGTGCTGGCCGGAGCGCTCAATGGCCTGATACTGCCGCTGGCGCTGGGCCTGATGCTGCTGGCTGTATACAAACAAAAACTGGTGGGCAGCTATAAACATCCGGTCTGGATGAGCGCAATGGGCTGGCTGGTGGTGATTGTGATGGCATGGATGGGAGTGAAGGCCGTGATCTATGATCTGGCTACGCTGTGGAAATAA
- a CDS encoding carboxypeptidase-like regulatory domain-containing protein yields MKKTRLLPLLLLASLVSIYIACQRDDYGSLPSGPNPAEKTQISISGRVLDDENLPVNGALVKAGNLTANTDLNGNFQIKNVTLDANASFVKVEKAGFFSGSRTFKGTKGSTHYVSIQLIKKNDAGSFASDAGGDITVPNGGSVSFEAGSIIDAQTKSPYTGTVSVSAFWLNPTVDNFLEIMPGELRGVDENDKQVGLQSFGMMVVELTGASGEKLQLTGSKPATMKFPIAPAQQASAPATIAFWSFNDTTGLWKQEGMATRQGNEYIGKASHFSFWNCDAPFTLVDFKATLKGQDGNPVKGFRVVLKTADDETGPTASSYTDTAGVVAGLIPAGRRLKMTVFGKCNDELLSQEIGPFSAATDLGNITVNIPADSKVTFTGEILNCSGSPLQNGFADIGIQGKFERAPIVNGVLNYSFIRCGSNDTKASVRITDIGNSIIGGIKEADVIANVASLGEITVCEEDLGEYLIYTMDTISRQFLPPADTAGVYTSELYHYVYHAKRDTSDAFYLQFTPDASGTVFTPGYSYVYVRKIMYLGIEPITLQITEYGAQGEYIAGKFSGKMRAENNAILPINGRFRLKRM; encoded by the coding sequence ATGAAAAAAACACGCCTCCTCCCCTTATTACTCCTCGCTTCTTTGGTTTCAATTTATATAGCCTGTCAGCGCGATGATTATGGAAGTCTTCCATCCGGCCCCAATCCTGCTGAAAAAACACAGATATCTATCAGTGGTAGGGTTCTGGATGATGAGAATTTACCTGTTAATGGCGCTCTTGTAAAAGCCGGGAACCTCACCGCAAATACTGACCTCAATGGGAATTTCCAGATAAAGAATGTAACGCTGGATGCAAATGCCAGTTTCGTAAAAGTGGAGAAAGCTGGATTCTTCAGTGGCAGCCGGACTTTCAAAGGCACAAAAGGAAGTACACATTATGTTTCCATTCAACTGATCAAAAAGAATGACGCGGGCTCCTTTGCAAGCGATGCAGGCGGTGATATCACTGTACCTAATGGAGGCAGCGTCAGTTTTGAAGCTGGCAGTATCATCGATGCACAAACAAAGTCTCCCTATACCGGAACTGTTTCTGTGAGTGCTTTCTGGCTTAACCCAACAGTTGATAATTTCCTCGAGATCATGCCAGGTGAACTGCGTGGTGTGGATGAAAATGATAAGCAGGTAGGACTGCAATCATTTGGAATGATGGTGGTGGAATTGACTGGTGCATCAGGCGAGAAACTTCAACTGACAGGATCAAAACCTGCTACCATGAAGTTTCCCATTGCGCCTGCACAACAGGCAAGCGCACCCGCTACTATTGCTTTCTGGAGCTTCAACGATACAACAGGCTTATGGAAACAGGAAGGCATGGCAACAAGACAAGGAAATGAATACATCGGAAAGGCATCGCATTTCTCTTTCTGGAATTGTGATGCGCCGTTTACATTGGTTGATTTCAAAGCAACATTGAAAGGCCAGGATGGTAATCCTGTAAAAGGCTTCAGAGTGGTATTGAAAACTGCCGACGATGAAACAGGACCTACTGCTTCCAGTTATACTGATACAGCCGGCGTTGTGGCTGGTTTGATCCCAGCCGGAAGAAGATTGAAAATGACAGTATTCGGCAAATGTAATGATGAACTGTTATCGCAGGAGATCGGGCCTTTTTCAGCAGCAACTGATCTGGGAAATATTACCGTCAACATTCCCGCAGACAGCAAAGTTACATTCACCGGGGAGATCCTTAACTGTAGTGGTTCTCCTTTGCAAAATGGTTTTGCTGATATCGGGATCCAGGGCAAATTCGAAAGAGCGCCTATCGTAAATGGTGTATTGAATTATTCTTTTATTCGTTGTGGAAGCAATGATACAAAAGCCAGTGTACGCATAACTGATATAGGCAATAGCATTATTGGCGGGATCAAAGAAGCGGACGTTATTGCAAACGTAGCATCACTCGGAGAGATCACCGTTTGCGAAGAGGACCTTGGAGAATACCTGATCTACACAATGGACACTATCTCTCGTCAATTCCTCCCCCCTGCTGACACAGCAGGCGTTTATACTTCCGAGCTATATCATTATGTATATCATGCCAAACGGGATACCAGTGATGCATTTTACCTGCAATTTACCCCGGATGCCAGCGGAACAGTATTCACGCCTGGCTATTCTTACGTGTATGTCAGAAAGATCATGTACCTGGGAATAGAACCGATTACTCTTCAGATAACAGAATATGGAGCTCAGGGAGAATATATTGCCGGCAAATTCAGTGGCAAAATGAGAGCTGAGAATAACGCCATCCTGCCTATCAATGGAAGATTCAGATTGAAAAGGATGTGA
- a CDS encoding 5-oxoprolinase subunit C family protein, translated as MSLTIIKPGLCDTIQDAGRHGQAHLGINAGGAMDTYAAGVANLLAGNQRCEAVLEVHFPGPQILFEQNALISITGGDFTPYLNDEPLPLWRPIVVRRNTILHFDKLQQGARCYIAIHGGFNVEPWLGSYSTNLKAGAGGYEGRKLAKGDELCFRENTVYFAGLLKEGKDFQVLNWRVDMRRIYENPHEICFTCGHEFSELCPNSQQDLLQNNFIIHPFSDRMGYRLKGVPLKRKHDYELISSGVGFGTMQLLPDGQLIVLMADHQTTGGYPRIGHIVSAHLPKLAQLRPSDTIQFKRVDIQTAEDLLYSQQQEMVILQRACHDHLNELVC; from the coding sequence ATGTCTCTCACTATCATCAAACCAGGCCTTTGCGACACCATCCAGGACGCGGGCCGCCATGGTCAGGCTCATCTCGGCATCAATGCCGGTGGCGCTATGGATACCTACGCAGCCGGCGTAGCCAACCTGCTGGCCGGTAATCAACGCTGCGAAGCTGTACTGGAAGTTCATTTCCCGGGCCCGCAGATCCTCTTCGAACAAAATGCACTCATCAGTATCACCGGCGGGGATTTCACACCCTACCTCAACGACGAACCGCTTCCGCTCTGGAGGCCCATCGTAGTGAGAAGAAATACAATATTACATTTCGATAAACTGCAGCAGGGTGCGCGCTGCTATATCGCCATCCACGGCGGCTTCAATGTAGAGCCCTGGCTTGGCAGCTACTCCACCAATCTCAAAGCCGGCGCCGGCGGTTATGAAGGCCGCAAACTGGCGAAAGGAGATGAGCTCTGCTTCCGCGAGAATACCGTTTACTTTGCCGGGCTCCTCAAAGAAGGAAAGGATTTCCAGGTGCTCAACTGGCGCGTAGACATGCGTCGCATCTATGAGAACCCGCACGAGATCTGCTTCACCTGCGGACATGAATTCAGTGAACTCTGTCCAAATTCACAACAGGATCTTCTGCAGAATAATTTCATCATCCATCCATTCTCCGACAGGATGGGATATCGCCTCAAGGGCGTTCCGCTCAAAAGAAAACATGATTACGAACTGATATCATCCGGAGTTGGATTCGGCACCATGCAACTGCTGCCGGACGGACAACTCATCGTACTGATGGCCGACCACCAGACCACAGGCGGATATCCGCGGATCGGACATATAGTGTCTGCCCATCTTCCCAAACTGGCTCAGCTCAGGCCGAGCGATACTATTCAATTCAAACGTGTCGACATTCAGACAGCAGAAGATTTGCTATATTCACAACAACAGGAAATGGTGATCCTTCAAAGGGCCTGCCATGATCACCTGAATGAACTGGTATGCTGA
- the pxpB gene encoding 5-oxoprolinase subunit PxpB, with the protein MNRKVMAMAAWLRKHAFDGLNNIIPAYSSLTVSYDPYLIKTRYQPASTAFDWIKDLLQAAYNQSNENSTASPALHRIPVCYEEEYAPDLDTLALHLQITTSEIIALHTAVVYRVYMIGFLPGFAYLGTVDDKIAAPRKAQPSSVMAGSVGIAGKQTGIYPLNSPGGWNIIGRIPLKMFDPHAEQPVWMQPGDAVQFFPITAREFKTRQ; encoded by the coding sequence ATAAACAGGAAAGTGATGGCAATGGCAGCATGGCTTCGCAAGCATGCATTCGATGGGCTCAATAACATCATCCCGGCATACAGCTCCTTAACGGTTTCCTACGATCCCTACCTTATCAAAACCAGGTATCAGCCTGCGAGCACCGCATTCGATTGGATAAAAGATCTACTCCAGGCAGCGTATAACCAGTCAAACGAAAATTCAACAGCGAGTCCTGCGTTACACCGCATTCCTGTTTGTTACGAAGAGGAATATGCGCCCGACCTGGACACGCTTGCTTTACACCTTCAGATAACCACCAGTGAGATCATCGCCCTGCATACAGCAGTGGTTTACCGGGTATACATGATCGGGTTCCTTCCCGGATTTGCTTACCTGGGTACAGTGGACGACAAGATTGCCGCTCCGCGAAAAGCACAGCCGTCTTCAGTAATGGCCGGCAGTGTAGGCATCGCAGGAAAACAAACCGGCATCTATCCGCTGAACAGCCCCGGCGGATGGAATATCATCGGCCGCATACCACTGAAAATGTTCGATCCCCATGCGGAACAGCCCGTATGGATGCAGCCAGGCGATGCAGTACAATTCTTCCCGATCACTGCCCGGGAATTCAAAACGCGGCAGTAA